TGGGTAAAGATGAAGGGTATCTCCCATGTGTGgatcctctggtggatctccacctttAGGGGGCAGCTGAAGGCTTCCCCACAGAATGAACATGGGAAGCGCTTCTCTTTACCACCGAATCTGCTGATAGCGTTACAACTATTGACATTTGTCAATGGTCTTGTGTAGCCATTTAGAGTTGAGGCACTGGCATTGTCTGAGGTCTGGTTTAACATTAGGAGACTGTGAGGAGGACAACGACCAGGGAGTGTCTGTGTTGTCGCAGGGTCCATGTTTCAGTTGATAGATCCTATAGAAGGCAGGCTGAAGGCAGCACCTGTTAGGGGGTTAACCTGAGGTgccatcagtctctctgaatcacagctataggagcagaacaaagcatcGCTAGCCGAGTCTGTGTCTGTTCTCTCCAGCCGCATACGGACATATCCCCGTCCCCGCAGACCAAATCTTCGCCTTGCCCTGGTAAAcagccagtctgttgtcatggaaaccaagttcagttgttgttttgtggttaacagtgttgttcCCCAGCCCAGAAGTGAGGACGCTGTCCCATCCACTGACCTCTACTATTTAGCCTCTGATCCTGGCCTGCTCAGTAATGTTGTCCCCTGGGATCTTGGCTAAACCTGTCTTGGAATCCAAGATGGCCACCCAGTGTCCTCTGTTAGCCAACCACCTGCAGGAAGAGATTCCAAAATAGACTTTATAAGCATGGCAGAGAAAAGTCTACATATGGAGTTTTATGGAAAAAAATAGCCAGCTGCATCACTATTCCCATTGAAGTATATCTATTATGTTCTGTATATGTATGTCTCCCTTACCTTGCTCCTccatctttagtccactcagcagaTCAATGCTCTCTGGTCCGTTGTCTGTTGTCTCCTCTTTGACTagcagcagatcaggcttcccatcctccaagtctactgactgtaagaggtacagagtgagaggatgttggatcaagaaATATGATATGAGCACCCTGCTATGGAGAATCTTCTCATTGGGCAAGGAAAAAAAAGGTAAGGGtgtagatcagaaaaccagtcagtatctggtgtgaccaccatttgcctcatgcagtttatacatctccttcgcatagagttgatcagactgtttattgtggcctgtggaaggttgttccactcctcttcaaatactgtgcgaagttgctagatattggctggaactggaacacgctatcATACACATCAATctagagcatcccaaacttgctcaatgggtgacgtgtCTGGtgcgtatgcaggccatggaagaactgggacattttcagcttccaggaattgtgtacagatccttgcgacatggggcagtgcattatcatgctgaaacatgagatgatggtGGCTgacgaatggcacgacaatggagcTTGTCTCAGGAGCTTGACTCAAGAGCTTGTcaaagtatctctgtgcattcaaattgccatcgataaaatgcaattgtgtttgtaaCTTATGACTGgcaataccataaccccaacaccaccatggtgcactctgttcacaacgttgacatcagcaaaccgttcgccaacacgacgccatacacgtggtctgcggttgtgaaccGTTTGGAtgaactgccaaattctctaaaaatgacattggagacagcttatggtagagaaattaacatttaattcacTGGCAACAGCACtggaggacattcctgcagtcagcatgccaattgcacgctccctcaacttgagacatctgtgacattgtgttgtgcgaCAAccacacattttagtggccttttgtcccagcacaaggtgcacctgtgtaaacatccctgctcaataacagggatgtaaagaaatgtgtgcacaacattttagagaaataagctttttgtgcatatgttacatttctggggtcttttatttcagctcatgaaaccaacactttacatgttgtgttaatatttttgttcaatatgtaTTGGTTATAACTGTCATGCTTATGCAGAATAGCATGAGATCAGATGTGATGTACACTAAAGAGTCTCAATGAGAAAAGTATTTGAATTAAGTcccattttgtgtttattaaacaTAAACAAGTTTTAAACAAaccatatgaaaaccacacacacatatgtCTTTACTACAAATCTGCATGATAAACTGCATAAATGTTATCAATAAAAGGTGtcctgggggaaaaaaacaagtaGTTGAATGGAAGTAATAAAAAAGTCATTTGTGATCATTATAgcctacacagtacaaacacaatatgTAACAGACTTTTTAGGCGTACAGTGCATATAGAAAGTCTACACCACCTTtaactttttttcacattttgctgcctcaAAATTAAATATGAAAAgggattaaattacattttcctgCAGATCTACACAACCATCTCCAAATTTTCAAGTAAAAGAAAGTTATAGAACATTATAGAACAAGTCTCCACCCGCATCAGTTAATACTTAGTGGAAGCACATTTTGGctgccattacagctgtgaataattTGGAATAAGATTCTACCGACTTCGCACAACACTATATCCATTGTTGTCAAAATTGGGAATCATTGGACAGCCATATTCAAACCTTGTCTCCGATTTTTttaaagctgatttaagtcacTACTGAGACTAGATCACTCAGGAACTCTCAACACCTCTGTGTAATTGTCCCACAGAAAAATAAAACCCTATCCCAGGGTTTTCAGAAGACTGAGGTGAGTTTCTTTGCTcgtttcatatttattttgatcatAAATTCCCTAGTCCCTGCCGGTgacataaccataacatgatgctgccatcacaatacttgaaaatacaaagagatcaacaacattgcactTACATTACATTTTTGGCCTGAATATAAAAAAAAAGGGTTGtctcaaatccaatacaacagaaTGAAGCCCTCTCTATTTAAgtatagtggtggcagcatcatgttatgggtatgcttgtcatcggtagGGACTGAggagtttgtcaggatcagtggtgtaaagtacttaagtaaaaatactttaaagtactacttaagtagttttttgggggtatctgtactttactatttatatttgacaacttttactacattcgtaaagaaaataatgtactttttactccatacattttccctaacacccaaaagtacttgttacattttgacaggaaaatggtccaattcacacacttatcaagagaacatccctggtcatccctactgcctctgatctggcacactcactaaacacaaatgctttgtttgtagtaAGCCCCTGGCTccctgtaaataaataaaaaacaagaatgTGTGAATTAGAAATtaacacttttactcaagtagtattttactgggtgactcaatTTTACTTGTCgttttctattaaagtatctttacttttattcaagtatgacttgtactttttccaccactggtcaggatCAAAACAAATATCAAAGGagctacagtgcctttggaaagtattcagactccttgactttacacattgttacgtcacagccttattctaaaatggattatataaaaaagaaaatcctcaatactccataatgatgaagcgaaaacctttttttaaattttgcaaatgtattacatttttaaaaagaaaataccttatttacataagtattcagaccctttgctatgagactcgaaattgagctcaggtgcatcctgtttccattgatcatccttgagatgtttctacaacctgattgaagtcgacctgtggtaaattcaattgattgggcatgatttggaaaggcacacgcctgtctatataaggtcccacagttgacagtgcatggcagagcaaaaaccaagccatgaggtcgaaggaattggccgtagagctccgagacaggattgtgtcgaggcacagatctggggaagggtaccaaaaaaatgtctgcagcattgaaggtccccaagaacacagtggcctccatcattcttaaatggaagaagtttggaaccaccaagactcttcctagagctggccgcccggccaaactgaacaatcgggggggGAGGTCCttcatcagggaggtgaccaagatcctgatggtcactctgacagagttcctctgtggagatgggataaccttccagaaggacaaccatctctgcagaactccaccaatcaggccttttatggtagagtggccaaaaggAAGctactccttagtaaaaggcacatgacagcccacttggagtttccaAAAAGCATCTAATGGactctcacaccatgagaaacaagattttctggtctgatgaaaccaagattgtctttgtcctgaatgccaagcctcacatctggaggaaaccttgcaccatttttcagcagcaggaactgggagactagtcaggatcgggggaaagatgaaaagagcaaagtacagagatgatgaaaacctgctccagagcgctcaggacatcagatgcgggcgaaggttcaccttccaaaagtacaacgaccctaagcacacagccaagacaacgcaggagttgcttctggacaagtctctgaatgtcattgagtggtccagccagagcccggacgtgaacctgatcgaacatctctggagacctgaacatagctgtgcagcgacgctccccatccaacctgacagagcttgagcggatctgcagagaagaatctgagaaactctccaaatacaggtgtgccaagtttgtggagtcatacccaagaagacttgaggctgtaatttctgccaaaggtgttcaaaaaagtactgagtaaaaaggtctgaatacttatgtaaatttgatatttcagtttctttttaatacaaatacaaacatttataaacctgtttttgctttgtcattatggggtattgtgtgtagattgatggaaaacaacaatttaatcaattgtagaataaggctgtaacgtaacaaaatgtggagaaagtcaaggggcctgaataccttccaaatgcactgtagtcactgtatatacactatgcCTTATATATCACACAATATCTGGATATAATATTCTACCCAGGAATATCCAAATGCATCTGTGGATATTTTCTGATGACAACTAAAATGATTCTTTGTCTTTTGATATAAAAGTGTTTGTTAGAGTGGAGTGTTTTTTCTGCTGGTGTAACCTGAGGTAGCTCTTCTCTGAGAACCTCTTTCCACAGTGCGCACAGGCGAAGGgcctctctcccgtgtggactctctggtgcctcttcaggtcaccagcctgggcgaagcgcatgtggcactgggtacagctgaagggtttctcccctgtgtggaccctctggtgcctcttcagggtGCATGCCTGGGcgaagcgcatgtgacactgggtacaactgaagggtttcacccctgtgtggaccctctggtggatgTCCACCTTCTGGgggcagctgaagcctttgttacagaacatgcaaAGGAACCGTTTCTCTTTACCATTGCCTGATATGGCTCCCTCTCCACGCGCCTTGGCCATTTGTTCCCTGTGTGAATCGGAGGGCCCCATCGACATGGATAATGGATCGTGTGTAAACGTGTGTAAAGGGGAGTGGGTCATGACATTTAGATTTGTCTCTAAGCTTTCCCTGTAGTCTAAGAAGTCAATGGTGTTGCCTTGTGAGTGTCCTTCTCCTAAGTGAGTTTCGTATGCATTCCATGTCAGAGGAGCGTCGCCCTCCACTTTCACAGTCACCTCATCTACGACCAGGCTCTCCCCTTTCTTATctaggcacccttcagagtatccactactactgtactggtTCCAGTCCACTTTCATTGGATTAGTCTGTGCATCTAATACCACAGGCATGTCACCAGGTATCATCTCTGTAGTGTATGAACAGGATGGATCATTGACAGTCTGTAAAGTGTCAACTGAGTCCCGATGGGACAGAACAGTCCTCGGGCTTGTGTTGCCATAAAGTAAATACTCTGAGCTTGGAGCAGGAGGACAGCCCAGTCGGTTCAGCCCCGTTAAggtcttggtgtctgtctctgacttgagGATGGCATTCAGCGTTCCACTGACCATGATGCTGCGTCGGGTCCTTGATTGATCTTGGGCGGTGGTGGGGTTCTCCGTGGCAACAGGGGGCGCTCCAGCCGCTCCAGTCTGGATGTCTCTACTGTGCCGTGTGTCCACCTCTCCTTCAGACTCTTCCTGCTTGACcccaggacctgcagcctctgcAGACTGAcaaaagaagagaggaggatattACCGGTACATGGGTTGAATTGGATAGTCTCACAAGCTCCCTTATGGCAGATAAATAAGGATGTACATGTAAGCAAGTGAATAACTGAGAGGAGCCTTTCTGAAATAAACTGTCCACATTTGATTTACAGTAACTGTACTTTTTTATGTAACACTATTATACTAACCTCTATAACATGATGGGTTGCGTttcctattccctcatcaacagtgattggttggtcatctctccatgtattTTGTCCCGCTGGCTTCACAAAGTTTCTGTGGCCTCCAGTGTgatgtccttcacctgagagagTGACTGGGGGAAAAGAGGTGGTTAGGTATATTGTATACTATTGACACTGTCTAGAATTGGCAAGGATGTAAGGTAACACTTCTCAACCTCTTAATATACTATTTATAGATCTTTGTATTGTGTTCCATGCATCACATTGTTTTCATTTAGTAAATAACCGGAAATGCAGTAAATCAATAATCTGGTTAGAATATGATATTGTGTCTATGTGCAAGATAGCCAATTAATCAGGTGAATTATATCCAAAAACTGACCAAGACCCAACACATATGAAGAGGGGAACGGGGCGACAGGCACTGAGCTCTATATAAAATGAGACACCCCGCGCAACCTCCGCCAAAATGTACCTTTTGCCTTTCCTCTGTATCGGTCGAGGATCTTGACACTGGGACTGGCGAGGACGCGCTCTCGCATTGTCCTGTCTGCTCTGTCCCGTGTCACCTTAATTTCCAGTTgctgtagtttcctccgcaatgccttgttttctttctggctttgagttatttccaaacgaaacactgcataatCGTCAtctacgagtttacagatctctgccacggctgcattcgctagcacctccatgatGGATGCCATTTGAGTGTGAAAAGCCATACAGTTAGCCatttttagctaacgttagcagctagctagcgttaACGTTACCTAGTTCACATCTACCTAATTCACATCCAAGTCCTGTCTCCAATGAAATTTAAAGAATACCTGGAGTAAGTGTGATGCTGTGCGGTTAAATTAATCTTATTTTGAGTTCTAACAACAATTAAAAAAGCTAACATGGAAATTGCTCTTGGTGACTGTACACTTTCGTTTACTACGGTTTCTTCGCTTATGGTGTTATGGCGGTCCACGAACAACCGTTAgaggtgcatgccgccacctactgtactggagtgtgtagTCATCACAGTTTACAAACTATAATaatacataaacaaacattaaGAAAAAACGAAACCTTCCTACCTTATCCTGTACTActaagaaaataaaaaagagcCATACATGATCTTTGAGTCTTGGTCCACCCACCTTTAGACGGTGTATAAATGTCAGCCCTTGGACTCGCTGCCACACATATATCATAATGCCTCTAATCTTACATTtggccagtggaggctggtgtggggagctataggaggatgggctcattgtaatggctggaatgtaatgaattgagggtatcaaacatatggaaaccacatgtttgactccgttccatttattccactcCAGCAATTACAATGAGCCTGATCTCCAATAGCTCCTCCCATCAGCCTCTACTGCATTCGGATTCACCTCTACCCAGTGGAGTGGGAATATCAATTATATATAGTTTTAAAGCTCTTTTGACTACCTGGTCTACTATTACATTCCTGCCCATTCCCGTATGTTCCAAGATGGCGTGGCAGTGCGGACGTGTTTGTTGTTGTCCCGTGTAAATTTGATGTTCTTTTCgtcttttttgtatttatttcaatATATATCAATCACTTTTttcatttttaaattaaatataccttcagCCAACCTGCATCACGCAATGTGATACGGATCCgctatttttagaccttatagctagaacctccatcagaagctagccaacagaagctaaccagctaattagctactagctatttagtcattgttagccactgctagcggcctttagctttagctcagacaccagccgcttttagcctggataatacctgtCAGTCTTCACAGCGCAATATCAACcatgagcatatcggactgcttttctccactacatcatcagattcctgccgtaagctctggaccattacaccggatcatcgcagctagctagctgctaccgagtgacCCAACCCTgaagctagccttgagccaggcccatctcccggactgctcagtggaccctatgatcactcggctacacagctgatgcctcccggaCTATTCACTAACACGACTAGAAGCCACTATATCaacggattcctgccgtaagctctggacctttgcaccggatcatcgcagctagctagctgctaccgagtggctatagtggctaacgcccttgtcccgaagctagcaccagttagcctcgagccaagCGCATCTCTAGCAAACGaaattactccagctacaatacctcttttacCAGTTGGCCTGGACCCtatgtcgacacggagccccaccAATCCATCACGTCTGGTCTGCTGACGTAATTCTGTCcgatgtgccctcaaccggccatAGCCGGACATCGGTGAAGACgcttctgctagccccggcctgctaactttatgaatgccgtgtctcccgctcgcctagcgtagtaacgactacctaacgacttccctgtttcatctattgctgttcattggaccctatgatcacttggctacatagatagcctgcaaagttctgtcatactttccaggtctatgcccaaacagttcgatcttctaatttaaaaatgaatctctccagaaataagtctcttactgttgccgcctgttatagacccccctcagctcccagctgtgccctggacaccatatgtgaattgattgccccccatctatcttcagagttcgttctgttaggtgacctaaactgggatatgcttaacaccccggccgtcctacattctaagctagatgccctcaatctcacacaaattattaaggaacccaccaggtacaaccctaaatctgtaaacatgggcaccctcatagatattatcctgaccaactttccctccaaatacacctccgctgttttcaatcaggatctcagcgatcactgcctcattgcctgcatccgttatgggtccgcggtcaaacgaccacccctcatcactgtcaaacgctccctaaaacacttctgcaagcaggcctttctaatcgacctagcccgggtatcctggaaggatattgacctcatcccgtcagtagaggatgcctggtagttctttaaaagtaattccctcaccatcttaaataagcatgcccctttcaaaaaatttagaactaaATGTAGAactatagcccttggttcactccagacctgactgccctcgaccagcacaaaaacatcctgtggcatactgcactAGTATTAAAAagtccccgtgatatgcaacttttcagggaagtcaggaaccaatacacacagtcagttaggaaagcaaaggctagc
This genomic interval from Salvelinus alpinus chromosome 6, SLU_Salpinus.1, whole genome shotgun sequence contains the following:
- the LOC139577683 gene encoding uncharacterized protein is translated as MANCMAFHTQMASIMEVLANAAVAEICKLVDDDYAVFRLEITQSQKENKALRRKLQQLEIKVTRDRADRTMRERVLASPSVKILDRYRGKAKVTLSGEGHHTGGHRNFVKPAGQNTWRDDQPITVDEGIGNATHHVIESAEAAGPGVKQEESEGEVDTRHSRDIQTGAAGAPPVATENPTTAQDQSRTRRSIMVSGTLNAILKSETDTKTLTGLNRLGCPPAPSSEYLLYGNTSPRTVLSHRDSVDTLQTVNDPSCSYTTEMIPGDMPVVLDAQTNPMKVDWNQYSSSGYSEGCLDKKGESLVVDEVTVKVEGDAPLTWNAYETHLGEGHSQGNTIDFLDYRESLETNLNVMTHSPLHTFTHDPLSMSMGPSDSHREQMAKARGEGAISGNGKEKRFLCMFCNKGFSCPQKVDIHQRVHTGVKPFSCTQCHMRFAQACTLKRHQRVHTGEKPFSCTQCHMRFAQAGDLKRHQRVHTGERPFACAHCGKRFSEKSYLRLHQQKKHSTLTNTFISKDKESF